The genomic interval CGCCGGTGCGGTCGACAGCCGTAACCGGGCCATTCTCTCCGCGCCACTTATCCGCTGGGATCGCGATGCTTTCGGTGGACGCATCGAGCAGGCGCTCAGTTGCCCTGTCGTCCTTGATAATGTCGCCAATGTCCTGCACCTCGCTGAACTGCGTTACGGCGAACGCGGGCCAGCTCGCAACAGCCTTCTCATTCACGGCGCTAGCGGCTTGGGTGCGAGTCTCCTGGTCAACGGTGCCCTGTCGCGCGGATCGGGCAACGAAGGCGCGATCAACCAGATGCTGGTGGACACGCCGGAAGGGGACCAGCAGGACTACGTGAGGCTGAGCGACCGCGTCAGCGGCGAGCACATCCTGCAACGGATCGAGCGCCTCGCGCCCGATAAAGCATCCGACTGGCCTGAAGGTTCTTTCCGTGCACGTCTGCTGCAGGCCGTCAAGGAAGCCAACGCAGGCAACACAGGGATTGCGGAGGTCTTCCACGACAGCGGCCGCCAGCTCGGCGTTGCGGTCGGCGCTATCGCCGCTGTGGTTCAGCCTGAGCGCCTGATCCTGGCCGGACCACTGTCGAAAGCCGGCGCATTCGCGCGAGGCGCAGAAGAAACCTTCCGCATGTCATTCTGCAACCTGTTTGGCGCAGGACCCGTGACCCATATCGCCGAGATCAGCTACCACCGCGCGACCGAACTGGTGGGGCTGGAAGCATTTCTCCTGGGTTCGGCGCGCGACGGTGTCGAGGGACTGACCCAGATCGCCCCGACCAATGTGTCATCGGCCGACTCTTGAAGATAGTCCGCGTGGACAAGGCCGAGCCGGACACCGGATGGTGCCTTCGGAAAACGAACAGCGCCATTTTGCGTTTGCCGCATTGATCCTCTATGCAGGAGCCTTGCGCTGGCCACACACGGCGGCGCACCGGATTGACGCACAAAGGTGAGACATTCATGCCGCGCTTGCTGGGCAAGGAATGGTGGGCGGCCCGGATCGCCAACTGGCTTGAGCAGATACGCCAGGGCGACGTGGAGCTGTTTCTCCAGATCTTCCGGGAGTATTTTCACCGCTTCTGGCGGCGCTACATCGTCATCTTCATCCTGATCGGCATCGCCTCGGGCGCCACGGCCGTCACGGCCTGGCTGGTCAAGGACATCGTCAACAGCGTGTTCGTCGACCGCAACGCCGACCTGCTGATCCCGCTGGTGGTGATGGTGCTAGCGATCTTCCTGGCGAAGGGCCTCAGCACTTATTTCCAGACGGTTCTCTCCCAGCGCATTTCCAACGCGATGGTGGCCGACATTCAGAAGCGGCTGATGAACCACGTGCTCACGCAGCGGCTCGACTTCTTCAGCCAGAACGGCTCTGACGAACTGTTGATGCGCTTCAACCAGGGGGCACAGGCCTTCAACCAGATCCTGAACCTGGTGCTCGTCAACGGATTGCGGGACGTGATGACGCTCGCCGCTCTTGTTGCGGTGATGGTGATACAGGACCCCGTTCTCACACTTGTGAGTTTCACGGTGGCGCCCGTCGTGTTCTACGGCGTTTCGGTCCTCGTGAAGAAACTGAAAGACCTCTCTCGGGAAGAACTTGCGGGCTTTTCCGATCTGAATCGGCTGGTGCGCGAGACGGTCCAGGGCATACCGGTTATCAAAGCGTACAATCTGGAACGGGCACAGCGCGACGATTCCCAAGAGGTCATCGAGCGCATTCAGGACCGCCGCGACCGCATGGCGGCATTGCAGGCCGCGCCGATCCCGCTGCTCGACACCGTCGGCGGCATCGCGGTGTCCCTGGCCATCCTCTATGCCGGGTTTCGGATGATCTCGGGCGCGTATGACGCCGGCAC from Dichotomicrobium thermohalophilum carries:
- a CDS encoding ROK family protein — its product is MERQGFHGPNAAKRLSGVSISVAGAVDSRNRAILSAPLIRWDRDAFGGRIEQALSCPVVLDNVANVLHLAELRYGERGPARNSLLIHGASGLGASLLVNGALSRGSGNEGAINQMLVDTPEGDQQDYVRLSDRVSGEHILQRIERLAPDKASDWPEGSFRARLLQAVKEANAGNTGIAEVFHDSGRQLGVAVGAIAAVVQPERLILAGPLSKAGAFARGAEETFRMSFCNLFGAGPVTHIAEISYHRATELVGLEAFLLGSARDGVEGLTQIAPTNVSSADS